The Oryzias melastigma strain HK-1 linkage group LG3, ASM292280v2, whole genome shotgun sequence genome contains a region encoding:
- the pde8a gene encoding high affinity cAMP-specific and IBMX-insensitive 3',5'-cyclic phosphodiesterase 8A (The sequence of the model RefSeq protein was modified relative to this genomic sequence to represent the inferred CDS: added 22 bases not found in genome assembly), which translates to MGCASSIHISDRVVYHGKESEDSHSPQQTNATQHQGNPASGLPLKPPSCKTTLTEVQFGPMKLFKDPLQVLLVFAKEDSQSNGFCRACEKANYRCKMARTPESALECFSEKHHDLVIIDHRHSRHFDAEALCRSMRAVNSSENTVIVAVVKRPDREEASVMPLINAGFNRRYVENANMMACYNELLQLEHGEVLAQFKLRAGNAIFTALEQSQDAIEITSEDQVIQYVNPAYESIMGYQQSELIGKEIIEVPKSEKNKPDLLETINSCILKGKEWQGIYYAKKKNGDSVQQNVKITPVIGQGGKIRHYVSINRPLNDNNKSDKSSERVQAESQTDIQSSKHKDRRKGSLDVRSTTSRGSDGSSQRRHSSMARIHSMTIEAPITKVINIINAAQESSPMPVAEALDRVLEILRTTELYSPQLGTKDEDPHTNDLVGGLMTDGLRRLSGNEYILSTKQPHHLPSHLTTPLSLNDIPPRIAQTMENEDSWDFDVFTLEAATMKRPLTYLGLKIFSRFGVCEFLNCPEATLRSWLQVIEANYHSSNSYHNSSHAADVLHATAYFLCKERVKQSLDPIDEVAALIAATVHDVDHPGRTNSFLCNAGSELAILYNDTAVLESHHAALAFQITTRDDKCNIFKNIERNEYRTLRQAIIDMVLATEMTKHFEHVNKFVNSINKPLAALEENGGSNDEESVKSILTSPENRILVKRMLIKCADISNPCRPQELCIEWAGRISEEYFAQTDEEKRQGLPVVMPVFDRNTCSIPKSQISFIDYFITDMFDAWDAFADLPNLMQHLDNNFKYWKGLDERKLHSLRPPPE; encoded by the exons GTACTTTTAGTTTTTGCCAAAGAGGATAGTCAGAGTAATGGCTTCTGCCGCGCGTGTGAGAAGGCCAACTACAGGTGCAAGATGGCACGAACACCCGAGTCGGCTCTCGAATGCTTCTCAGAGAAGCATCACGACCTTGTCATCATTGACCACAGACATTCCAGACACTTTGACGCTGAAGCACTGTGCCG GTCAATGAGAGCGGTCAACTCTTCAGAAAACACTGTGATAGTCGCCGTTGTGAAAAG gcCAGACAGAGAGGAAGCCTCTGTGATGCCGCTGATCAATGCTGGGTTTAATAGA AGATATGTAGAAAATGCCAACATGATGGCCTGCTACAATGAGCTGCTACAGTTGGAGCATGGAGAAGTGCTGGCACAGTTCAAACTGAG GGCTGGCAACGCCATTTTCACAGCGCTGGAACAAAGCCAAGACGCCATAGAGATCACTTCTGAAGATCAAGTCATTCAG TATGTGAATCCTGCCTACGAGTCCATTATGGGCTACCAACAAAGCGAGTTAATAGGGAAAGAAATAATAGAAGTGCCTAAAAGCGAGAAGAATAAGCCTGATCTCCTTGAAACAATAAACTCCTGTATACTGAAAGGAAAG GAGTGGCAGGGGATTTATTATGCCAAAAAGAAGAATGGAGACAGCGTTCAACAAAATGTGAAGATCACACCTGTAATTGGACAGGGAGG aaaaattagACACTATGTGTCCATCAACAGGCCtttaaatgataataataag AGCGATAAATCCAGCGAGCGCGTGCAAGCGGAGTCTCAAACAG ACATACAATCCAGTAAGCACAAAGACCGAAGGAAAGGCTCTCTGGACGTCAGATCCACAACATCTCGGGGGAGCGATG GGAGCTCACAAAGAAGACACTCCTCCATGGCCCGAATTCACTCCATGACTATAGAGGCTCCAATCACCAAG GTAATAAACATCATTAATGCGGCGCAGGAGAGCAGTCCGATGCCTGTGGCAGAGGCCTTGGATCGAGTCCTGGAGATCCTGAGGACAACAGAGCTCTACTCCCCACAGCTAGGCACCAAGGATGAAGACCCCCACACAAATGACCTCGTGGGGGGGCTGATGACA gATGGTTTACGCAGACTGTCAGGAAATGAGTACATCCTCTCCACAAAGC AACCTCACCACCTCCCCAGTCACCTGACGACCCCTCTGTCATTAAATGACATCCCGCCTCGCATTGCACAGACCATGGAGAACGAAGACTCCTGGGACTTTGATGTCTTTACCTTGGAGGCTGCAACAATGAAGCG GCCTCTGACCTACTTGGGCCTGAAGATTTTCTCTCGTTTTGGAGTCTGTGAGTTCCTAAACTGCCCTGAAGCCACTTTGCGCTCCTGGTTACAAGTGATTGAAGCTAACTACCACTCCAGTAACTCGTACCACAACTCCAGCCATGCGGCTGATGTGTTGCATGCAACTGCCTATTTTCTCTGCAAGGAAAGAGTCAAG cAAAGTTTGGATCCCATTGATGAGGTGGCTGCCCTGATTGCCGCCACCGTTCACGATGTTGACCATCCAGGCCGCACCAACAGCTTCCTCTGTAACGCAGGAAGCGAGCTGGCCATCCTCTACAATGACACGGCTGTTCTAGAGAGCCACCACGCTGCACTGGCCTTCCAGATCACCACGAGAGATGACaagtgtaacatttttaaaaacatagaaag GAACGAGTACCGAACACTGCGACAGGCCATCATAGACATGGTGCTCGCCACTGAGATGACCAAACACTTTGAGCACGTCAACAAATTCGTGAACAGCATCAACAAGCCGCTGGCTGCTCTGGAGGAGAACGGG GGCAGCAATGATGAGGAATCCGTCAAAAGTATTCTGACGTCCCCTGAGAATCGGATCCTCGTCAAGCGGATGCTGATTAAATGTGCCGATATCTCTAATCCATGCAGGCCCCAGGAGCTCTGTATAGAATGGGCTGGACGCATCTCAGAGGAGTATTTTGCACAG ACGGATGAGGAGAAGAGGCAAGGTCTGCCGGTGGTTATGCCCGTGTTTGACAGGAACACATGTAGCATCCCAAAGTCCCAGATTTCCTTTATAGACTACTTCATTACAGACATGTTTGATGCATGGGATG CTTTTGCAGACCTCCCTAATCTTATGCAGCATTTGGATAATAACTTCAAGTACTGGAAAGGCCTGGATGAGCGGAAGCTGCACAGCCTGAGACCACCACCGGAGTAA